From the genome of Nicotiana sylvestris chromosome 1, ASM39365v2, whole genome shotgun sequence:
TAGAAATACAAACTAGAGAAACATTGTGAACTAAAAGCTAGAAAACTAACATTGCAAAGGAGCAAAATCTCCCCACCATAATAGCCATGATTCAATACCCAGGCAAACTTTCTTTACTTCTCCAGAAGTGCACACAGCTGCTACCTTTTGGTGAATTTACACAGAAAAAGGTAGCATATAGAATCTGTAAGATTCATTTCTCACTGGCGCAAGACAATAAAAATCATCTAGTTCCATTTTACACGTCTCATTCGGAATAATCACCTGCCAGGAACTACAGCTCTAGTAATgtccaaaatccaaaatatacAAATAAACAAACAGATATATAAAAATAGTCACTTGTGCTATTTTTGGCCTCCTACATACATCAGCAACAAGATAAATGTCAAAGAGTAAAAGACATCAGAGGAAATGGTCATGCTAAGACGGTTTGCATGTCCATTGGAGTATGATTCTCTTCATCCAACAGGACTCTATGTTGATGATCCATCTTGTCAATGCTTTTATCCAATGTTTGTCTTAAGAACCCAATGATTTAAGTGCTGAAATTAATTTTTATCCATAGTAGCATGATAATCTATGCGACATGTATTTTACACTTCACATATTTACCTGAAATGATATTTACCGCTTCAAAATGCCACCATAGAGCTTCTTGAATTTGAAGATAAGCATTTGCAAGTCGACATTACTCAACAGAACGTGCATAGCTCTTCTTCGAAAAATATAGTAGCTGATAGTTTAGTTAATTCTTTGATCAGATAtcctaaaataatatatatagcATCATTGTCCGAGTGAGATCTGTCACCAGAGATAAAGGTATGAACTGTGTCTCCTACATATACCCAACTGCAACCAGCAGTTTTCTTGGCCTCTCTTCCTCTCATCATTTTCATTACCCTTCCCATCTCATTCCATTTCCCCTCCGAGGCATAGATCCCAGCCAACTGCGTATATCTAGAACCATTCCTTCCTTCGATTTGTAATAGCTTATTCTCTGCAGCTTTTGCAAGTTCAACATTTCTGTTCATTTTGCAAGCATTTAGAAATGCACCCAGAATTACAGCATCTGGTTCTATAGGCAACTTTTCCATTAAGCTTACTGCCTTCTCAAGTTGATTTGCCCTTCCATACAAGTCTATCATACTTGCATAGTGATCAGTTCCAGGTGATATATTGTAATCTTTGGTCATGGAAAAGAAATACTGTTCTCCCATTTTCACTAATCCACGATGCCGGCAAACTGATAGAAGGGCAAGGAAAGTGACTTCATCAGGTTGGAAACCTCGCTCTGTCATCTGACTGAAAAGCTGAATAGCTTCATTTTCATACCCATGGAGAGCATAACCAGCTATCATACTATTGTAAAGGATAGAATCTCTATCAACAGCCAACTGAAAAACCCTCTGTGCATATGTTACATTTCCACATTTTGAGTACATATCAACCAATGAATTTACCAACTTAGCATCCATTGCAGTGCCAGTTCTCAGTATACAGGCATGTATTTGCTGCCCGTAATTGAAGGTCGCATGTATGGAACATGCACCAAGCAGGTTTATAAAAATCAGTTCATCAGGAACGGCTGTTTCCTGTGTCATTAACTCTCTGAAAAGCTGAAAAGCATCTTCACATTGATGTGCTTTCACGTATCCAGATATCATAGTAGTCCATACAACATGATTCTTACCAGGCAATGAGTCAAAAAGCCTTCTTGCTTCTAACATATTACCCATTCCTGAATATTCTACAATTAACGGTGTGATGGCAAACGGGTTCTCTTTCTGAGTAGTTGCACAAACAGATGATGCATAATTCAAGAGACCACACTTGCAATAAAGATTAACGAAACTACAGCTAAGAAATGGATTCAAACTCATCCCTTCCTTCAAAATCCAAGCATGAATCTCCTTTCCAAGTTTTAAATTCTTCACGCCAGAACAAGCACTTATAACACTAGAAAAACTGTGTTCGTTCCATACGAATCCCTCCTCCATCATGCTCCTGAACAACTGGATGGCCTCCTCTTCATACCCATTTTGGGCAAAACCCGAAATCATTGTGTTCCAAGAAACTTCATCATTTAACTGCGGCCTACTCGAAAAAACATCCCTGGCCATTTCCAACTCACCTTCTCTAAAACAAGCTGCCACCATTGCATTCTTGGAAACCGTGTCAACAGCCCCAACATCAGATCCATCAAAGACCCTCCAAGCATCTCTGAAGCACCCGCATTTCGAATACATAACAATCAAAGAACTCAGTGCATACCTACTTAAACTATTCCCGCTCTTTAACATATATGAAT
Proteins encoded in this window:
- the LOC104214316 gene encoding putative pentatricopeptide repeat-containing protein At3g18840 gives rise to the protein MPERNVFTWNAIINTYVKARKFAQARTLFYAAPLKDYVTYNTMLSGYVNCEGFQDQSVRLFAEMQCVEKVSEYALTTMLGLVTKLSILSYGRQLHSYMLKSGNSLSRYALSSLIVMYSKCGCFRDAWRVFDGSDVGAVDTVSKNAMVAACFREGELEMARDVFSSRPQLNDEVSWNTMISGFAQNGYEEEAIQLFRSMMEEGFVWNEHSFSSVISACSGVKNLKLGKEIHAWILKEGMSLNPFLSCSFVNLYCKCGLLNYASSVCATTQKENPFAITPLIVEYSGMGNMLEARRLFDSLPGKNHVVWTTMISGYVKAHQCEDAFQLFRELMTQETAVPDELIFINLLGACSIHATFNYGQQIHACILRTGTAMDAKLVNSLVDMYSKCGNVTYAQRVFQLAVDRDSILYNSMIAGYALHGYENEAIQLFSQMTERGFQPDEVTFLALLSVCRHRGLVKMGEQYFFSMTKDYNISPGTDHYASMIDLYGRANQLEKAVSLMEKLPIEPDAVILGAFLNACKMNRNVELAKAAENKLLQIEGRNGSRYTQLAGIYASEGKWNEMGRVMKMMRGREAKKTAGCSWVYVGDTVHTFISGDRSHSDNDAIYIILGYLIKELTKLSATIFFEEELCTFC